One Phycisphaera mikurensis NBRC 102666 DNA window includes the following coding sequences:
- a CDS encoding alpha/beta hydrolase, whose translation MPPFRTLELSDPAFETDHLRRVTVKTPNLGGRGDLTVFVPPGTAPEEKLPVVTLLHGVYGSHWCWSAKAGVHRTAAAMIASGELPPLLIAMPGDGGRFDGTGYRRHRDADYGAWIVEDVPAALIQAGLPAGAEAPRFLAGLSMGGYGALRLGAMHPDRFAGFAGHSSITRFEELGGFVEEDLDAYDLVDGDPHAIDALLRNRDRLPPFRFDCGVDDPLIDGNRRLHRELDAAGIAHGYAEHPGGHEWPYWQRHVSDTLRFFGGILRGA comes from the coding sequence ATGCCGCCCTTCCGAACCCTCGAGCTCTCCGACCCCGCCTTCGAAACGGACCACCTCCGCCGGGTCACGGTCAAGACGCCGAACCTCGGCGGCCGCGGCGACCTCACGGTGTTCGTTCCACCGGGCACCGCGCCGGAGGAGAAGCTGCCGGTGGTCACGCTGCTGCACGGCGTGTACGGCAGCCACTGGTGCTGGTCGGCCAAGGCCGGCGTGCACCGCACCGCCGCGGCGATGATCGCCTCGGGCGAGCTGCCGCCGCTGCTGATCGCGATGCCCGGCGACGGCGGCCGCTTTGATGGCACCGGCTACCGCCGCCACCGCGACGCCGACTACGGCGCCTGGATCGTCGAGGACGTCCCCGCGGCGCTGATCCAGGCCGGGCTGCCCGCCGGTGCCGAGGCCCCCCGCTTTCTCGCCGGCCTGTCGATGGGCGGGTACGGCGCTCTCCGCCTGGGTGCCATGCACCCCGACCGCTTCGCCGGCTTCGCCGGCCACTCCTCGATCACCCGCTTCGAGGAGCTCGGCGGCTTCGTGGAGGAAGACCTCGACGCCTACGACCTCGTCGACGGCGACCCGCACGCCATCGACGCCCTGCTCCGCAACCGCGACCGCCTGCCGCCCTTCCGCTTCGACTGCGGCGTCGACGACCCGCTGATCGACGGCAACCGCCGCCTGCACCGGGAGCTCGACGCAGCCGGCATCGCCCACGGCTACGCCGAGCACCCCGGCGGCCACGAATGGCCGTACTGGCAGCGGCACGTGAGCGACACGCTGCGCTTCTTCGGCGGCATCCTCCGCGGGGCCTGA
- a CDS encoding enoyl-ACP reductase FabI yields the protein MGLLSGHKGLIFGIANERSYAYFIAKQLIAHGAELGFTYLPMGKMEHRVKKACESLGVSDPWLVECDANSDESLDRVFDRYGKDHDRLDAVVHSIAFADRDYLKPDTFHTTPRSVFTAAMDTSAYTLLAMAQRALPLMQRTTAEKARPGGALVNMSYYGGEKVAPGYNVMGVAKACLEHTTRYLAAELGQPDRNVRVNSISAGPFKTLAGAGVGGMDKMIAYQEHTAPMKRCNTGEEVGDTAVYLLSDLSSGVTGETIHVDGGFHVMGVPPHADGG from the coding sequence ATGGGTCTGCTCTCCGGCCACAAGGGCCTCATCTTCGGGATCGCCAACGAGCGCTCCTACGCCTACTTCATCGCCAAGCAGCTGATCGCCCACGGGGCGGAACTGGGCTTCACCTACCTGCCGATGGGCAAGATGGAGCACCGCGTGAAGAAGGCCTGCGAGAGCCTCGGCGTGAGCGATCCGTGGCTGGTCGAGTGCGACGCCAACAGCGACGAGAGCCTCGACCGGGTCTTCGACCGGTACGGCAAGGACCACGACCGCCTCGACGCCGTCGTGCACTCGATCGCCTTCGCCGATCGGGATTACCTCAAGCCCGACACCTTCCACACCACGCCGCGCAGCGTCTTCACCGCCGCGATGGACACGTCCGCGTACACGCTGCTGGCGATGGCCCAGCGGGCGTTGCCGCTCATGCAGCGGACGACCGCAGAGAAGGCCCGGCCCGGCGGCGCCCTGGTGAACATGAGCTACTACGGCGGCGAGAAGGTCGCGCCCGGCTACAACGTGATGGGCGTCGCGAAGGCGTGCCTGGAGCACACGACGCGCTACCTCGCCGCGGAGCTGGGGCAGCCCGACCGCAACGTCCGCGTCAACTCGATCTCCGCCGGACCCTTCAAGACGCTCGCCGGGGCCGGCGTGGGCGGCATGGACAAGATGATCGCGTACCAGGAGCACACCGCCCCGATGAAGCGGTGCAACACCGGCGAGGAGGTCGGCGACACCGCGGTCTACCTGCTCAGCGACCTCTCCAGCGGCGTCACCGGCGAAACCATCCACGTCGACGGCGGGTTCCACGTGATGGGCGTTCCGCCGCACGCCGACGGCGGTTGA
- a CDS encoding peptidylprolyl isomerase has translation MTRSRSAPAWIFGLAAVAAASGGCAREGRPPAAAAAAVPAAAAVAFVAAEPVTAAELNDRLVEAAGPAVLEEIALGRLIDAQLRSRGEALAAEDLGAERERLLAALSNDPDAAERLLATLRERRGLGPVRFAALLRRNAGLRKLVAGEVVVDDAAVRRAFERSHGRRYRARLLSVATAAEAQTLRERAVAGEPFATLASEHSTDASRAAGGLLPPIHPDDATFPAAVRSAVQSLAPGEVSNPVALGAGFGYALIRLEEVLPADGALFAEEEAAVRGAVRADLERLRMEQAARALRAEAEVVLLDPRLAASPAER, from the coding sequence ATGACCCGCTCCCGCTCCGCCCCCGCGTGGATCTTTGGCCTCGCGGCGGTCGCCGCCGCCTCGGGCGGATGCGCCCGAGAGGGTCGGCCGCCGGCGGCGGCCGCGGCCGCGGTCCCCGCCGCCGCGGCCGTCGCCTTCGTCGCCGCCGAGCCGGTGACGGCGGCGGAGCTGAACGACCGGCTGGTGGAGGCCGCCGGGCCCGCCGTTCTCGAGGAGATCGCGCTCGGCCGGCTCATCGACGCGCAGCTCCGATCGCGTGGCGAGGCGCTCGCCGCGGAGGACCTCGGGGCCGAGCGGGAGCGCCTCCTGGCGGCGCTGTCTAACGATCCCGACGCCGCGGAGCGTCTGCTCGCCACGCTGCGGGAGCGGCGGGGGCTGGGCCCGGTCCGCTTCGCGGCGCTGCTGCGCCGCAACGCCGGCCTGCGCAAGCTCGTCGCGGGGGAGGTCGTGGTGGACGACGCCGCGGTGCGACGCGCTTTCGAGCGGTCGCACGGCCGGCGCTACCGGGCGCGCCTCCTCTCGGTCGCCACGGCCGCCGAGGCGCAGACACTCCGGGAGCGTGCGGTCGCCGGCGAGCCGTTCGCGACGCTCGCTTCCGAGCACTCCACCGACGCGAGCCGCGCCGCCGGCGGCCTGCTGCCGCCGATCCACCCCGACGACGCCACCTTCCCCGCCGCCGTCCGCTCCGCCGTGCAGAGCCTGGCGCCCGGTGAGGTCAGCAACCCCGTCGCGCTGGGGGCGGGGTTCGGCTACGCCCTGATCCGGCTCGAGGAGGTGCTGCCCGCGGACGGTGCACTCTTCGCCGAGGAAGAGGCGGCGGTCCGCGGCGCCGTCCGGGCCGACCTCGAACGGCTGAGGATGGAGCAGGCCGCCCGCGCGCTGCGGGCCGAAGCCGAGGTCGTCCTCCTGGACCCTCGCCTCGCCGCCTCTCCCGCGGAGCGCTGA
- a CDS encoding YbbR-like domain-containing protein, with protein MPVRRLFVHLETLFLVTLISVLVWLYAEGAMVRSYPRQRVAVDFTGPAGGRLAIEPEQTSAFVSFRGSAAQLQELRARLAGGPIEIPVRAGGEPLQEVELAERLDQLLFTPMGLVIDEVEPERMAVRVRRFATREVPVQVVADGLALREAAAASPATARITLPEDRVGLLERLGPVAQLTAQLAEGAGPAGEAAVLTLPLTLPEALLEAGAELETDAADVSFTLAAPESTLTLDAIPLRQLTPLNFAYEIVVANGEKVLRDVTLVGPPATLARIREGDPAHPVWAEIQLTDAASLTEGSRVVPVIVRTGGRTGVTASGLRNLEVQLVRKP; from the coding sequence ATGCCCGTCCGCCGCCTCTTCGTCCACCTGGAGACCCTCTTCCTGGTCACGCTGATCAGCGTGCTGGTGTGGCTCTACGCCGAGGGGGCGATGGTGCGCAGCTACCCGCGGCAGCGGGTGGCCGTCGACTTCACGGGCCCCGCCGGCGGGCGGCTGGCGATCGAGCCGGAGCAGACGTCCGCCTTCGTGAGCTTCCGCGGCTCCGCCGCGCAGCTGCAGGAGCTCCGGGCGAGGCTCGCCGGCGGTCCGATCGAGATCCCGGTCCGCGCCGGCGGCGAGCCGCTGCAGGAGGTCGAGCTGGCGGAGCGGCTCGACCAGCTGCTGTTCACCCCGATGGGCCTGGTCATCGACGAGGTCGAGCCCGAGCGGATGGCGGTCCGGGTCCGACGCTTCGCCACCCGGGAGGTGCCGGTGCAGGTGGTCGCCGACGGGCTCGCGTTGCGGGAGGCGGCGGCGGCGAGCCCGGCCACCGCGCGCATCACCCTGCCCGAGGACCGGGTGGGGTTGCTGGAGCGGCTCGGCCCCGTGGCGCAGCTGACGGCGCAGCTCGCCGAGGGCGCCGGCCCCGCCGGCGAGGCGGCCGTGCTCACCCTGCCGCTCACGCTGCCCGAGGCCCTGCTCGAGGCGGGTGCGGAGCTCGAAACCGACGCCGCCGACGTTTCCTTCACGCTGGCCGCGCCGGAGTCGACCCTCACGCTGGACGCGATCCCGCTGCGCCAGCTCACCCCACTGAACTTCGCGTACGAGATCGTCGTCGCCAACGGCGAGAAGGTCCTGCGCGACGTCACGCTGGTCGGCCCGCCCGCCACGCTCGCCCGCATCCGCGAGGGCGACCCGGCTCACCCGGTCTGGGCCGAGATCCAGCTGACCGACGCCGCGTCGCTCACCGAGGGCAGCCGCGTCGTGCCGGTGATCGTGCGGACCGGCGGGCGGACCGGCGTCACGGCCTCGGGCTTGCGGAACCTGGAAGTCCAGCTGGTGCGGAAGCCCTGA
- a CDS encoding response regulator, whose amino-acid sequence MPDAPSAPAAASSAGEGVEGALIFVVDDNEQNVELLQAYLDHLPVTVETAMDGHEALKRMEDAERPLPDLVLLDVMMPRMSGFEVCQRLKDDPRTRGVPVMMVTALNELGDIERGVEAGTDDFLPKPVNRLELLTRVKSLLRVRHLKKELDRTEAYIASMGGSAPGS is encoded by the coding sequence ATGCCCGATGCCCCGTCCGCTCCCGCCGCCGCTTCCTCCGCCGGGGAGGGCGTCGAGGGCGCCCTCATCTTCGTCGTCGACGACAACGAGCAGAACGTCGAGCTGCTCCAGGCCTACCTCGACCACCTGCCGGTGACGGTCGAGACCGCGATGGACGGGCACGAGGCGCTCAAGCGGATGGAGGACGCGGAGCGGCCGCTGCCGGACCTCGTGCTGCTGGACGTGATGATGCCGCGGATGTCCGGCTTCGAGGTGTGCCAACGCCTCAAGGACGATCCCCGCACCCGCGGCGTCCCCGTGATGATGGTCACCGCGCTCAACGAGCTCGGCGACATCGAGCGCGGCGTCGAGGCGGGCACCGACGACTTCCTCCCCAAGCCGGTGAACCGGCTGGAGCTGCTGACGCGCGTGAAGAGCCTGCTCCGGGTGCGTCACCTGAAGAAGGAACTCGACCGCACCGAGGCCTACATCGCCTCGATGGGCGGGTCCGCCCCGGGGTCCTGA
- a CDS encoding DUF2064 domain-containing protein, which yields MPEDVQGFAVVRIVVMAKAAVPGRVKTRLTTTGPGGEPALPPARAAAVHAAMLDAVLTRTKRFFDGFKPRPRLRLAMDDPAGAPPSAAGWEVVPQGGGDLGERMGRCGGEGGAVCLGVDSPDVPLDALEAAWWIAMGVDTARTGGRTLAAAGPVGDGGYWTLAVSRPMPPLLAGIDWGTSTVFEQTRAAAAAASLPFTALPPWHDVDDAADLAALRHRLEAADPATEPELARLRAALAALADPRTASV from the coding sequence ATGCCCGAAGACGTTCAAGGTTTCGCCGTCGTGCGGATCGTGGTGATGGCCAAGGCGGCGGTGCCCGGCCGCGTGAAGACGCGGCTGACAACCACCGGGCCCGGCGGCGAGCCGGCGCTCCCGCCCGCGAGGGCCGCGGCGGTCCACGCCGCGATGCTCGACGCCGTGCTGACGCGCACGAAGCGCTTCTTCGACGGCTTCAAGCCGAGGCCCCGGCTCCGGCTCGCGATGGACGATCCCGCCGGGGCCCCCCCGTCGGCGGCCGGCTGGGAGGTGGTGCCGCAGGGCGGCGGCGACCTCGGCGAGCGGATGGGCCGCTGCGGCGGCGAGGGCGGGGCGGTTTGCCTCGGCGTCGACAGCCCGGACGTGCCGCTGGACGCGCTGGAGGCGGCGTGGTGGATCGCGATGGGGGTGGACACGGCCCGCACCGGCGGCCGCACGCTCGCCGCCGCCGGCCCCGTCGGCGACGGCGGCTACTGGACGCTCGCCGTCTCGCGCCCGATGCCTCCGCTGCTCGCGGGCATCGATTGGGGCACGTCCACGGTCTTCGAGCAGACCCGAGCCGCCGCGGCCGCGGCCTCGCTGCCGTTCACGGCGCTCCCTCCCTGGCACGACGTCGACGACGCCGCCGACCTGGCCGCGCTCCGGCACCGGCTGGAGGCCGCCGACCCCGCCACCGAGCCCGAGCTCGCCCGGCTCCGCGCCGCCCTTGCCGCCCTCGCCGATCCGCGGACCGCGAGCGTTTAA
- the pheT gene encoding phenylalanine--tRNA ligase subunit beta — MNASLAWLNRHLDRPVTADEAAEALTRVGFPVEGRWEAGDDTGLDVEVTSNRGDCLSHRGLARELCAATGRSLVPPRWPVDAAAPAGEAASVRVSIDAAADRACPRYLGFVVRGVKVGPSPAWLVDLLEAVKLRPVNNVVDATNLVLMDTGQPTHAFDLAAIAGGRVEARFAREGETLEAINHETYALQPSMLVIADGQRPQALAGVMGGAGSEVTADTTEVFLEVAAFDALTTRRTARALKLTSDASHRYERGTDLAAMEAVGRRLAGLVASLAGGTAAPGFAEAGGGVPARAPVAWRPARCSALLGIDVPMDRQVAHLRKLGLEVLPGEGPRREAEVPGWRNDLQREVDLVEEVARLEGLDDLPVRDRLEVSVRPPHPRLAAGRTLAEVLVAGGGHEAMCFAWATWEDATALGHREDELVRVDDDRSTAAPFLRPSLLPSLLAVRKRNQDAGNADPRSFEFAATWTRRGAEATERRQLGMVIDAPEPERDLRSLRGLVAEAAARLGVDAPEAVPDAEPAAGFAASAGLLWGGEAGGRLGLLSPSLQKRFGLACPVAAMEFPLDRLLGPQRRPAESSPLPRFPSTERDLSIVVDEETPWASVAAAVAEASPERMESLACVGVYRGKPLEPGTKSVTLRMVFRDAEKTLTREEVEPAVAAVVRTLERKTGGRLRA, encoded by the coding sequence ATGAACGCCTCGCTCGCCTGGTTGAACCGTCACCTCGACCGCCCCGTGACCGCCGACGAGGCGGCGGAGGCGCTCACCCGCGTGGGCTTCCCGGTGGAGGGCCGCTGGGAGGCGGGCGACGACACGGGGCTCGACGTGGAGGTCACCAGCAACCGCGGCGACTGCCTGTCGCACCGCGGGCTGGCCCGGGAGCTGTGCGCGGCGACGGGGCGGTCGCTGGTCCCGCCGCGGTGGCCGGTGGACGCGGCGGCGCCCGCGGGGGAAGCGGCGTCGGTGCGGGTGAGCATCGACGCCGCCGCGGACCGTGCCTGCCCGCGCTACCTGGGCTTCGTCGTCCGCGGCGTGAAGGTCGGCCCGAGCCCCGCCTGGCTGGTCGACCTGCTCGAGGCGGTGAAGCTCCGCCCCGTCAACAACGTGGTCGACGCCACCAACCTCGTGCTCATGGACACCGGCCAGCCGACCCACGCCTTCGACCTCGCGGCGATCGCCGGCGGCCGCGTCGAGGCACGCTTCGCCCGCGAAGGCGAGACGCTCGAGGCGATCAACCACGAGACCTACGCGCTCCAGCCGTCGATGCTGGTCATCGCCGACGGCCAGCGGCCGCAGGCGCTCGCGGGGGTGATGGGTGGCGCGGGCTCGGAGGTGACCGCCGACACGACGGAGGTCTTCCTGGAGGTGGCCGCGTTCGACGCGCTGACCACGAGGCGGACGGCCCGGGCCCTCAAGCTCACCAGCGACGCGAGCCACCGCTACGAGCGCGGCACCGACCTCGCGGCGATGGAGGCCGTCGGCCGCCGGCTCGCCGGGCTCGTGGCCTCGCTCGCCGGCGGCACCGCCGCCCCGGGCTTCGCCGAGGCCGGCGGCGGCGTTCCCGCCCGCGCGCCCGTGGCCTGGCGGCCCGCACGCTGCTCCGCGCTGCTGGGCATCGACGTGCCCATGGACCGGCAGGTCGCCCACCTGCGGAAGCTCGGCCTGGAGGTCCTGCCCGGCGAAGGTCCGCGACGCGAGGCGGAGGTGCCCGGCTGGCGGAACGACCTCCAACGCGAGGTCGACCTCGTCGAGGAGGTGGCCCGGCTGGAGGGCCTCGACGACCTGCCGGTCCGCGATCGGCTGGAGGTCTCCGTGCGGCCGCCGCACCCGCGTCTCGCGGCCGGCCGCACGCTCGCCGAGGTGCTCGTCGCCGGCGGCGGGCACGAGGCGATGTGCTTCGCTTGGGCGACCTGGGAGGACGCCACGGCGCTGGGTCACCGAGAAGACGAGCTCGTGCGGGTCGACGATGACCGCTCGACGGCGGCGCCCTTCCTGCGGCCCTCGCTGCTGCCCTCGCTGCTCGCCGTGCGGAAGCGGAACCAGGACGCCGGGAACGCGGATCCCCGCAGCTTCGAGTTCGCGGCGACGTGGACCCGCCGCGGCGCCGAGGCGACGGAGCGGCGGCAGCTGGGCATGGTGATCGACGCGCCCGAGCCCGAGCGCGATCTCCGCTCGCTCCGCGGGCTGGTGGCCGAGGCCGCGGCCCGCCTCGGCGTCGATGCGCCCGAGGCCGTTCCCGACGCCGAACCCGCCGCGGGCTTCGCCGCCTCGGCCGGTCTGCTCTGGGGCGGTGAAGCCGGCGGCCGGCTGGGCCTGCTCTCGCCGAGCTTGCAGAAGCGCTTCGGCCTCGCCTGCCCGGTCGCGGCGATGGAGTTCCCGCTCGATCGGCTGCTCGGGCCGCAGCGGCGGCCGGCCGAGAGCTCGCCGCTCCCGCGCTTCCCCTCGACCGAGCGGGACCTGTCGATCGTCGTCGACGAAGAGACGCCTTGGGCGAGCGTCGCGGCCGCGGTGGCCGAAGCCTCGCCCGAGCGGATGGAATCGCTTGCCTGCGTCGGCGTCTACCGCGGCAAGCCGCTGGAGCCCGGGACCAAGAGCGTCACCCTGCGGATGGTCTTCCGAGACGCCGAGAAGACGCTGACGCGGGAAGAGGTCGAGCCCGCCGTCGCCGCGGTGGTGCGGACCCTGGAGCGGAAGACCGGCGGCAGGCTGCGGGCCTGA
- a CDS encoding anti-sigma factor family protein: protein MPPGKVFTLTCREASRLGSDALDRRLAVREALAVRLHRSLCTSCRRFGRQLEAMDRALHRVTVRAGPPPRPTRPTLSREARGRIRRRLAAAAASPD, encoded by the coding sequence ATGCCGCCGGGCAAGGTCTTCACGCTGACCTGCCGCGAGGCGTCGCGGTTGGGCAGCGACGCGCTCGACCGGCGGCTGGCGGTCCGCGAGGCTCTCGCGGTGCGGCTGCACCGCAGCCTCTGCACCTCCTGCCGCCGCTTCGGCCGGCAGCTGGAGGCGATGGATCGGGCGCTGCACCGGGTCACGGTGCGGGCGGGTCCGCCGCCGCGGCCGACGCGGCCGACGCTCAGCCGCGAGGCCCGCGGCCGGATCCGGCGACGCCTCGCCGCCGCCGCCGCGTCGCCGGATTGA
- a CDS encoding sigma-70 family RNA polymerase sigma factor, whose product MPPEAPSTTDPPASPERWLDDHGDALYRYARSRERDDHRAEDLVQETLLAAWAGRDGYAGVAAERAWLMGILRHKVVDEIRRNQRRPTEALPEGEDVFFDRRGRWKRRVDAWGVDPSAAMHEEDFHRVVDGCRAELPETLGEVFFRRYSGDEGVSEIAASLRVTAGSVSVRLHRARLAMRACLALRWLGGGGG is encoded by the coding sequence ATGCCGCCCGAAGCTCCCTCCACGACCGACCCGCCCGCTTCCCCCGAGCGGTGGCTCGACGACCACGGCGACGCCCTCTACCGCTACGCGCGGAGCCGCGAGCGGGACGATCACCGCGCCGAGGACCTCGTGCAGGAGACGCTGCTCGCCGCCTGGGCGGGGCGCGACGGCTACGCGGGGGTGGCGGCGGAGCGGGCGTGGCTGATGGGCATCCTGCGCCACAAGGTGGTCGACGAGATCCGCCGGAACCAGCGCCGCCCGACCGAGGCGCTGCCCGAGGGGGAGGACGTCTTCTTCGATCGGCGCGGCCGGTGGAAGCGCCGCGTCGACGCCTGGGGCGTGGATCCCTCGGCCGCGATGCACGAGGAGGATTTCCACCGGGTGGTGGACGGCTGCCGCGCAGAACTGCCCGAGACGCTCGGGGAGGTCTTCTTCCGGCGGTACAGCGGCGACGAGGGCGTGAGCGAGATCGCCGCGTCGCTGCGGGTGACGGCGGGGAGCGTCTCGGTGCGGCTGCACCGGGCGAGGCTGGCGATGCGGGCGTGCCTCGCCCTCCGCTGGCTGGGCGGGGGCGGCGGGTGA
- a CDS encoding iron chelate uptake ABC transporter family permease subunit: protein MRTRPRVGLLVCGMLLVLACVARLLVGSSELGLAYPGLRAERLCVGAAVGVALATSGVALQALLRNPLAEPYLLGLSTGAAAGMVAVSLVAGGAGAALGAGLASGSGAAAGAGLSMAVVFKLGRRGGVLDPLGVLLVGVVVSTIGGAAVLLLGHLGGPGVREPLARWMLGTLGAEAASWPVVLAGVGGLAGVAWLARLGPALDVGTLDPDEAASLGVAVGRLRAVQFGLAGLLAAAAVAAAGPIAYVGLIAPHFGRVAVGPRHRPLVLASALLGAALLIGADALGAGVALASERGGRPIGVVPVGIWTAMLGGVVFLGAVRSRIGRG from the coding sequence ATGCGGACGCGTCCGAGGGTCGGCCTGCTCGTCTGCGGGATGCTGCTGGTGCTCGCCTGCGTCGCCCGGCTGCTCGTCGGCTCCTCGGAGCTGGGTTTGGCTTATCCCGGCCTCCGCGCGGAGCGGCTGTGCGTCGGCGCGGCGGTGGGCGTGGCGCTGGCCACGTCGGGCGTCGCGCTGCAGGCGCTGCTGCGGAACCCGCTCGCCGAGCCGTACCTGCTCGGGCTCTCCACCGGCGCGGCGGCGGGGATGGTCGCGGTGTCGCTGGTCGCCGGCGGGGCGGGCGCGGCGCTGGGGGCGGGGCTCGCGAGCGGCTCCGGGGCGGCGGCGGGCGCCGGGCTCTCGATGGCGGTGGTCTTCAAGCTCGGCCGCCGCGGCGGGGTGCTCGACCCGCTGGGGGTCCTGCTGGTCGGTGTCGTCGTCTCGACGATCGGCGGGGCGGCCGTGCTGCTGTTGGGCCACCTCGGCGGCCCCGGCGTGCGCGAGCCGCTGGCCCGCTGGATGCTCGGGACGCTCGGGGCGGAGGCCGCGTCGTGGCCGGTCGTGCTCGCCGGCGTCGGCGGGCTGGCGGGGGTCGCGTGGCTGGCGAGGCTCGGGCCGGCGCTGGACGTCGGGACGCTGGACCCCGACGAGGCGGCCTCGTTGGGCGTGGCGGTGGGGCGTCTGCGGGCCGTGCAGTTCGGCCTCGCCGGGCTGCTCGCGGCGGCCGCCGTCGCGGCGGCCGGGCCGATCGCCTACGTGGGGCTCATCGCCCCGCACTTCGGCCGGGTCGCCGTCGGGCCGCGGCACCGGCCGCTGGTCCTGGCGTCGGCCCTGCTCGGGGCGGCGCTTCTGATCGGGGCCGATGCGCTCGGCGCCGGCGTGGCGCTCGCCAGCGAGCGCGGCGGTCGGCCGATCGGGGTGGTCCCGGTGGGCATCTGGACGGCGATGCTCGGCGGCGTCGTCTTCCTGGGCGCGGTCCGCTCCCGCATCGGGCGTGGCTGA